From a region of the Paenibacillus sp. FSL R10-2734 genome:
- a CDS encoding Ig-like domain-containing protein produces MIRRGILVLWVVVLLLGGLSVPEAYAEEPESSGTVFYISVDGNDNNPGTKAAPFQSLEKARDTIRQLKQDSGLPEGGVTVYLRGGTYNRSVSFLLEEEDSGTADKRITYKAYPGESVRLNGAQELQKSWFTPVTEQSVLDRIISTEARTKVLQVDLAEHGISDYGVLSRHGYYKANDVSQVPPMELYVDGQGMTLARWPNKGTVQMGTIIDPGPTRSSADLQTRGGTFKYTYERPDLWTQADDIWLDGIFGYSWEWSYNKIAAIDTTSKTITLAYGEMSGLFTNWYPDFHFAQNLLEEIDMPGEYYIDRGQGHLYFMPTASFAGNQPEISVTMLKTPMINAVNASYVNFEDLTLENGRDSAVVIMGGNSIQLIHCEIRNFTNGGVLINTQSRWLYNDFAKATGVNHKVISSHIHHIGGTGVILNGGDKQTLVPGNNAVENSHIHDFAYYHKAYNPSVILTGAGNRVSHNEIHDAPHPGLLIFGNDHLVEYNNIYDVCKTFSDLGAIYMNLGASPQERGSVIRRNYFHNIGEGKAGVQGVYPDNFTMGITIEENIFDQMGNSAVLNNGGAHIRTRNNIFIDAKVPYEYSDMYLGDKPEQQISKNYMQPWHALFERNNNFEGKPHLVKYPELANFFTENRYYPDTNTFQNNVIYNPTRTRSSTTNAQGAYDKLNLVQYANNWVTDHDPGFVDLAGGNLNLQTDAEVFQQIPGFQAIPFSEIGIIGKAGPYLAPDNIPVQGIQLYDESVTIGIGKSYILYSAVLPWNATNAELQYTSSNPSVVKVDANGKLKGVNLGSATVTVVSAENPLFSDEVQVTVEIGDGIMDDTNFENGRNSWPSDPNRSIVEVEGGNHMYKLLKGATTLNENDYTDYELTFKLKTPQVIPDAATFYVFDRLNTSGNGGRIGYRKYADGTSEWVLYNSVWATVKQNKLSAPDLQPNTLYNVKIIVKGADISVYLNNKLKLKVTDPTFNASGKVGFYAGGFSELWFDDIRFNVPKTELSGLLLGESSINMVAGEQHLFPVQFDPSDAVNRDVVWQSSQPNVASVDTNGLVTALSTGEAVITVTSVDNPYATASVQIHVSDVMLFTNFDSGAGGWPVDPNRSIVTVNSNKKYKLLKGASALHSKQFSDYDLTFTLKTPTIMPELGTLYVYDRAISSNSGKVAYKKLADGTSQWILYNSAWTALKTVNLPNVDLQPDTEYTLRILVDGSEISVYLNGELRLQGSNPTHNASGTVGLYVGGFSEIWFDDIKFTQIDRTAPETTAVIEPAEPDGTDGWYTQPVTVSLNSPDAGSGVTSTVYSVDGGSNWLTYQGDITFGQNGQHSLLYRSLDLAGNTEEAKSLEFKLDTAAPDLSVGGLNDTEYANTGSLILSWNATDELSGLDPTKTTTLLDGSEVEQGEEVPLYMLSLGTHTFTVSVSDKAGHVQQSNITFSTYTDLESLKNLVNLFREKSWIDSTGIANSLVVKLEHGQVEAFLHQVEAQSGKHITAEAAAYLLRDGQSLADG; encoded by the coding sequence ATGATAAGAAGAGGGATCTTGGTGTTATGGGTCGTCGTCTTGTTATTGGGAGGGCTATCGGTTCCGGAAGCGTATGCTGAAGAACCGGAGAGCTCTGGTACTGTTTTCTATATATCGGTTGATGGAAATGACAACAATCCCGGGACGAAAGCAGCTCCCTTTCAATCTCTGGAGAAGGCCAGGGATACTATTCGGCAGCTGAAGCAGGATTCCGGGCTGCCGGAAGGCGGCGTTACCGTCTATCTGCGAGGCGGGACTTATAATCGAAGTGTAAGCTTCCTATTGGAGGAAGAGGATTCAGGTACGGCGGATAAGCGGATTACCTACAAAGCGTATCCAGGTGAAAGTGTGCGGCTTAATGGTGCACAGGAGCTGCAAAAGAGCTGGTTCACTCCGGTCACCGAACAGTCCGTCTTGGATCGGATCATCAGCACGGAGGCTAGAACGAAGGTATTGCAGGTTGACTTGGCAGAGCATGGCATTTCCGATTACGGTGTGTTAAGCCGGCACGGATATTACAAGGCCAATGATGTTAGTCAGGTTCCCCCGATGGAGCTGTATGTCGACGGGCAAGGCATGACGCTCGCTCGCTGGCCTAACAAAGGAACGGTCCAGATGGGTACCATTATTGACCCCGGTCCGACACGGAGCAGTGCGGATTTGCAGACTCGTGGCGGTACCTTTAAGTACACGTACGAAAGACCGGATCTCTGGACACAGGCAGATGATATTTGGTTGGACGGGATTTTTGGATACAGCTGGGAATGGTCATATAACAAAATCGCCGCTATCGACACGACCAGCAAAACGATTACACTGGCTTACGGAGAAATGAGCGGTCTGTTCACCAACTGGTACCCGGATTTCCATTTTGCCCAGAACCTGTTGGAAGAGATCGATATGCCGGGAGAGTACTATATTGATCGCGGCCAAGGTCATCTCTATTTTATGCCAACAGCCTCGTTTGCTGGTAATCAGCCCGAAATTTCGGTTACCATGCTGAAGACCCCGATGATTAACGCCGTCAATGCGTCGTATGTAAACTTCGAGGATCTAACCTTGGAGAATGGCCGGGACTCCGCAGTGGTCATTATGGGTGGCAACAGCATCCAATTGATTCACTGCGAAATTCGCAATTTCACGAACGGTGGGGTGTTGATAAATACGCAAAGCCGGTGGCTGTACAACGATTTCGCTAAGGCAACAGGAGTAAATCACAAAGTCATCAGCTCCCATATCCATCATATCGGGGGTACGGGCGTCATTCTGAACGGTGGGGATAAGCAAACCCTGGTGCCAGGCAACAACGCGGTGGAGAACAGTCATATTCATGATTTTGCCTACTACCATAAGGCTTATAACCCTAGTGTGATCCTGACTGGAGCCGGAAATCGGGTCTCGCATAACGAGATTCATGACGCGCCTCATCCCGGACTTCTGATCTTCGGTAACGATCATCTGGTCGAGTACAACAACATTTATGATGTCTGCAAAACATTCTCCGATCTAGGTGCCATCTATATGAATCTGGGCGCATCCCCACAGGAGCGGGGCTCGGTCATTCGCAGGAATTATTTTCATAATATCGGGGAAGGCAAGGCTGGCGTCCAAGGCGTCTATCCGGATAACTTCACCATGGGCATTACTATAGAAGAAAATATTTTTGACCAAATGGGAAACTCTGCGGTGTTAAATAACGGAGGGGCGCATATTCGCACCCGCAACAACATCTTTATCGATGCCAAGGTACCGTATGAATACTCGGATATGTATTTGGGCGACAAACCAGAGCAGCAGATCTCCAAGAACTACATGCAGCCATGGCATGCATTGTTTGAACGTAACAACAACTTTGAAGGGAAGCCGCATTTGGTGAAATATCCTGAGCTGGCAAATTTCTTCACAGAAAACCGCTATTACCCTGATACCAACACATTCCAGAACAATGTAATTTATAACCCGACAAGGACAAGAAGCAGCACCACAAATGCGCAAGGAGCCTATGACAAGTTAAATCTGGTTCAATACGCGAACAACTGGGTGACGGATCATGATCCCGGCTTTGTCGACCTTGCGGGTGGCAATCTGAATTTGCAGACGGATGCAGAGGTATTCCAGCAGATTCCGGGCTTCCAAGCGATCCCGTTTAGCGAGATTGGTATTATAGGCAAAGCCGGTCCTTATCTGGCTCCTGACAACATTCCTGTTCAGGGTATTCAATTGTACGACGAGAGCGTAACCATCGGTATTGGGAAGTCATATATCTTGTATTCGGCGGTTCTCCCTTGGAATGCGACAAATGCAGAACTGCAATACACCTCCAGTAATCCTTCCGTAGTCAAGGTGGATGCGAATGGCAAGCTGAAAGGGGTTAATCTGGGGAGCGCCACCGTTACCGTTGTCTCCGCCGAGAACCCTCTGTTCAGTGACGAGGTGCAGGTAACCGTCGAAATTGGGGACGGCATTATGGATGATACGAATTTCGAGAATGGACGTAATAGCTGGCCGAGCGACCCGAACCGCAGCATTGTCGAGGTTGAGGGCGGTAACCACATGTATAAGCTGCTTAAAGGAGCAACGACTCTGAATGAAAATGATTATACCGATTATGAGTTGACCTTTAAATTGAAGACGCCACAGGTAATACCTGATGCAGCTACGTTCTATGTGTTTGATCGACTGAATACGAGTGGCAACGGAGGCCGGATCGGGTATCGTAAATATGCGGACGGAACCTCCGAATGGGTTCTTTATAACTCCGTTTGGGCTACCGTCAAGCAGAACAAACTGTCTGCCCCCGATCTGCAGCCGAATACTTTGTATAACGTGAAGATCATCGTCAAAGGCGCAGACATTAGCGTCTATCTCAATAACAAGCTTAAGCTAAAGGTTACTGATCCGACGTTCAACGCCTCTGGTAAGGTAGGATTTTACGCCGGTGGCTTCAGCGAGCTGTGGTTTGATGATATCCGCTTCAACGTTCCTAAGACAGAGCTGTCAGGATTGCTGCTCGGAGAGAGCAGCATCAATATGGTGGCAGGCGAGCAGCATCTGTTTCCAGTCCAATTTGACCCATCAGATGCCGTTAACCGAGATGTGGTCTGGCAATCATCACAACCTAACGTTGCCTCTGTCGATACTAACGGCTTGGTCACTGCTCTTAGCACGGGCGAAGCAGTTATTACAGTGACTTCGGTTGATAATCCGTATGCTACAGCTTCCGTCCAGATTCATGTATCGGATGTAATGCTGTTTACGAATTTTGATTCGGGGGCCGGCGGTTGGCCCGTAGATCCGAATCGCAGTATTGTTACGGTGAACAGCAATAAGAAATATAAGTTGCTCAAAGGCGCATCCGCTCTGCACTCAAAGCAATTTTCGGATTATGATCTGACCTTTACACTGAAGACCCCAACGATTATGCCGGAGTTAGGAACACTCTACGTGTATGATCGCGCCATCTCTAGCAACTCGGGCAAAGTCGCCTACAAGAAACTGGCGGACGGCACTTCGCAATGGATTCTTTACAATTCGGCATGGACCGCTTTGAAGACAGTGAACCTGCCTAATGTTGATCTGCAGCCGGATACGGAGTATACGCTGCGCATTTTGGTCGATGGCTCCGAGATCAGTGTGTACCTTAACGGTGAGCTGAGATTGCAGGGTTCGAATCCCACTCATAATGCATCGGGAACGGTAGGTCTTTATGTAGGTGGATTCAGTGAAATCTGGTTCGACGATATCAAGTTTACGCAGATTGACCGGACCGCTCCAGAAACGACAGCAGTAATCGAGCCGGCAGAACCGGATGGCACTGACGGCTGGTATACCCAGCCCGTAACGGTTAGCCTGAATTCTCCAGATGCCGGATCAGGGGTCACATCTACCGTGTATAGCGTGGATGGAGGCAGTAATTGGCTGACCTACCAGGGTGACATAACCTTTGGCCAGAACGGACAACACTCCTTACTCTACCGCTCACTTGATCTCGCCGGAAATACCGAGGAGGCGAAGAGCCTGGAATTCAAGCTGGATACAGCGGCGCCCGACCTTTCTGTAGGAGGACTCAATGATACGGAGTATGCGAATACAGGCTCGCTGATTTTGTCTTGGAATGCCACCGATGAATTATCAGGGCTCGATCCTACGAAGACAACCACACTGCTGGATGGCAGCGAAGTAGAGCAGGGAGAAGAGGTGCCATTATATATGCTCTCCTTGGGAACCCATACCTTTACTGTATCTGTCAGTGACAAGGCGGGGCATGTGCAGCAATCCAATATTACATTCTCTACCTATACGGATTTGGAGTCGCTAAAGAACTTGGTCAATCTCTTTAGAGAGAAGTCCTGGATCGACAGTACAGGTATTGCCAACAGCCTGGTCGTTAAGCTGGAGCATGGTCAAGTTGAAGCATTCCTACATCAGGTTGAGGCTCAAAGCGGGAAACATATTACGGCTGAAGCGGCCGCTTACCTGCTCCGGGATGGGCAGTCGTTAGCCGACGGGTAA
- a CDS encoding ABC transporter permease subunit — translation MKTIRKHGELLVLFFFAFAFFLVFKYGPLYGVVIAFKDFRVVDGIWGSPWVGFQHFQELFQNNDFYRLLKNTLLLNIYQLLFAFPAPIILAILLNEVRSRNFQRFIQTTMYLPHFVSWVIMSGLIIYFLSPTSGIAGEIMGWFGMEPIFFMGKKEYFRSIVVATSILKDLGWGSIIYFAALSGINPEMQESAIIDGANRWQRIIRINIPSIMPTIAIMFILSLGGFLSANFEQIINLLNPVTYETGDVIDTYVYRVGLQQFQYSYTAAIGLFKSLVGLLLILGANLTVRKMSRGESGLW, via the coding sequence ATGAAAACGATTAGAAAACACGGAGAATTGCTTGTATTGTTTTTTTTCGCCTTTGCATTCTTCTTAGTGTTTAAATATGGCCCCTTATATGGCGTAGTTATCGCCTTCAAGGATTTCCGAGTGGTAGATGGAATATGGGGAAGCCCATGGGTGGGATTCCAGCATTTTCAGGAGCTGTTCCAGAATAACGATTTCTATCGCTTGCTTAAGAATACACTGCTTTTAAATATTTATCAGCTGCTCTTTGCTTTTCCGGCCCCAATTATTCTAGCGATCTTGCTGAACGAGGTGCGGTCCCGCAATTTCCAGAGGTTCATTCAGACGACGATGTACCTGCCACACTTTGTATCTTGGGTCATCATGTCTGGACTGATCATCTATTTCCTCTCACCGACCTCCGGGATTGCTGGCGAAATCATGGGCTGGTTCGGTATGGAACCGATCTTCTTTATGGGTAAGAAGGAATATTTCCGTTCCATCGTGGTCGCGACCTCCATTCTGAAGGATTTGGGCTGGGGCTCGATCATCTACTTCGCTGCCTTATCAGGAATTAATCCGGAGATGCAGGAATCGGCCATCATCGACGGAGCCAACCGCTGGCAGCGGATTATCCGCATTAATATTCCATCGATCATGCCGACTATAGCGATTATGTTTATCTTAAGTCTGGGCGGCTTCTTAAGTGCTAATTTTGAACAAATCATTAATCTACTCAATCCGGTCACCTATGAAACTGGAGATGTGATTGATACTTACGTCTACCGGGTGGGACTGCAGCAATTCCAATATAGCTACACGGCGGCCATTGGTTTGTTCAAGTCACTTGTGGGTCTACTGCTTATTCTTGGGGCCAATTTGACTGTACGAAAGATGAGCCGTGGGGAGAGCGGGCTATGGTAA
- a CDS encoding alginate lyase family protein, with translation MKPLTALDLLLQEANESLSAVGHAASTWDIPGYYFDTAGHKAAKRWMEADARTAYTTALAYRLTGNTTYAEKAKEILMNWAETNEEITGPDGPLVSAYLGVGLIQAAEWIADFSGWSPDEQALFAAWLTHVCLPEWDRIPLRNNWWTWSLYAQLCLFRYLGDKAGFEGEVTLFKEHLDSSLSLEGFIPEETLRGKHSLWYHYFALAPATAAAKQILEMTGEDLFHWISPNGKSLKTALERFFYYVDGRLEEWPYDDEPIFPAQLAASTWPLDLIEAMSEVYDNPVYERFVAPYRPIKGNLNINSGYYHSYSWVYPELQARSNK, from the coding sequence ATGAAACCATTAACTGCACTTGACCTTCTGCTCCAAGAAGCTAACGAAAGTCTCTCTGCTGTCGGTCATGCCGCCTCCACATGGGATATTCCCGGCTATTATTTCGATACAGCCGGCCACAAGGCAGCGAAACGATGGATGGAAGCGGACGCCCGAACAGCCTATACCACGGCACTGGCCTACCGACTAACTGGTAACACGACCTATGCGGAAAAAGCAAAGGAAATACTTATGAACTGGGCAGAGACCAACGAAGAAATTACCGGACCAGATGGACCGCTAGTATCTGCCTATCTTGGCGTCGGACTTATTCAGGCGGCGGAGTGGATTGCGGATTTTTCCGGCTGGAGCCCCGATGAACAAGCGCTGTTCGCCGCGTGGCTGACTCATGTATGCTTGCCGGAATGGGACCGCATTCCGCTCCGAAACAACTGGTGGACTTGGAGCCTATATGCTCAATTATGCTTATTCCGCTATCTGGGAGACAAAGCTGGCTTCGAAGGCGAGGTTACTCTCTTCAAAGAGCATCTAGATTCGTCCTTATCCCTTGAAGGCTTTATCCCTGAAGAAACACTGAGAGGCAAACATTCTTTATGGTACCATTACTTCGCTCTCGCACCCGCCACAGCAGCTGCGAAGCAGATTCTAGAAATGACAGGCGAGGATTTATTTCACTGGATTTCGCCAAATGGCAAGAGTCTAAAGACCGCACTGGAGCGCTTCTTCTATTATGTCGATGGGCGCCTGGAGGAATGGCCATATGACGACGAGCCAATCTTCCCGGCACAGCTCGCAGCTAGTACTTGGCCGCTTGATTTAATAGAGGCTATGAGCGAAGTGTACGACAATCCAGTTTATGAACGCTTCGTCGCTCCCTACCGTCCAATTAAAGGCAATCTCAACATCAATAGTGGGTATTATCATTCGTACTCGTGGGTATACCCGGAATTACAAGCGAGAAGCAACAAGTAA
- a CDS encoding extracellular solute-binding protein — MHTRTKKISNAFLAAGIVASMLAGCSSGNNTTNNTGGNTAASPDVSPTATEEVKEAKPVEITWGIHFQAAGVVNDSPVQKYLEEKFNVKIKPVKVTDASVASGEVPDIFMLGDPSNVVAYQNQGVLMSIDPNMLKEKMPEYSADIAEKSKLFQTVTIDDQLWGIPMFIDLKPYDFTMLWRKDWLDKVGITKTPETLDEFEKAVYAFAEKDPDGNGKKDTYGLTGTATSTWSSGFYSIFGAFGVEPTMWMERNGEIINGSIMPETKEAVAKLRQWFADGVIDPEFITDTQDSYRKKLYNNRIGVIEEQISKAALPTSSTIKEMQSLNPGAELVISNNPEGPGGAGTWDWGIKSNFVVIGSKVKDQPEKLEKLFEILRAQSSDEETINMTNLGIKGTQWDFEAAGATSGATKFLPGFEKQEQRDQLGIRLFSLGNITTQAYREKYSNPEVNEAIKKYSSAPNWTDALLFSALPSDGKYKTDLTALMQKYFAQIITGELPLDDFDKFVTEWKAKGGDELTKEANEMYQAQFKK, encoded by the coding sequence TTGCATACAAGAACTAAAAAGATCAGTAATGCCTTTCTAGCAGCGGGCATTGTAGCCAGTATGCTTGCTGGCTGCAGCTCCGGTAACAACACTACTAATAATACGGGAGGGAATACAGCGGCCAGCCCAGATGTAAGCCCAACAGCCACGGAGGAAGTAAAAGAAGCAAAGCCGGTGGAAATCACCTGGGGGATTCATTTCCAGGCAGCCGGCGTAGTGAATGACTCTCCGGTTCAAAAATATCTGGAGGAGAAGTTTAATGTAAAGATTAAACCGGTGAAGGTAACGGATGCCAGCGTTGCCTCCGGGGAGGTTCCGGATATTTTTATGCTCGGCGATCCTTCCAACGTTGTAGCTTATCAGAACCAGGGCGTACTGATGAGCATTGACCCTAACATGCTGAAGGAGAAGATGCCCGAGTATTCCGCAGATATTGCGGAGAAGAGTAAGCTGTTTCAAACGGTAACGATTGATGACCAGCTATGGGGTATTCCAATGTTTATTGATTTGAAGCCATATGACTTTACTATGCTCTGGCGCAAGGATTGGCTGGATAAGGTCGGCATTACGAAAACACCAGAAACTCTGGATGAGTTTGAGAAGGCTGTATACGCCTTTGCCGAGAAAGATCCCGATGGCAACGGGAAGAAGGATACGTACGGCCTAACCGGTACAGCAACCTCAACCTGGTCCTCCGGATTCTATTCCATTTTCGGAGCGTTTGGTGTAGAGCCAACGATGTGGATGGAACGAAACGGCGAAATCATTAACGGTTCCATTATGCCGGAGACCAAGGAAGCTGTGGCTAAGCTACGGCAGTGGTTTGCAGACGGTGTAATTGATCCAGAATTCATTACCGATACACAGGATTCCTACCGTAAGAAGCTCTACAACAATCGCATAGGCGTCATTGAGGAGCAAATTAGCAAGGCAGCACTCCCGACTTCGTCTACGATAAAAGAAATGCAATCCTTGAACCCGGGTGCTGAGCTGGTGATCAGCAACAATCCGGAAGGCCCTGGCGGGGCCGGCACCTGGGATTGGGGGATCAAGAGCAACTTTGTCGTGATCGGCAGCAAAGTGAAAGATCAGCCGGAGAAGCTAGAAAAGCTGTTCGAAATTCTACGAGCACAAAGCAGCGACGAAGAGACCATTAATATGACCAATCTGGGGATAAAGGGCACCCAATGGGATTTTGAGGCGGCCGGAGCGACCTCAGGAGCGACGAAGTTCCTACCGGGCTTCGAGAAGCAGGAACAACGTGACCAGCTCGGCATTCGCTTGTTCTCGCTTGGTAACATTACAACCCAGGCTTATCGGGAGAAATATTCCAATCCGGAGGTAAATGAAGCGATTAAAAAGTATTCCTCTGCTCCGAATTGGACCGATGCTCTGCTGTTCTCAGCGCTGCCTTCCGATGGGAAGTATAAGACTGATCTGACGGCGCTCATGCAAAAATACTTTGCCCAAATCATCACTGGTGAGCTTCCGCTTGACGATTTCGATAAATTCGTAACGGAGTGGAAGGCCAAAGGCGGCGACGAGCTGACCAAGGAAGCGAATGAGATGTACCAAGCACAGTTTAAAAAATAA
- a CDS encoding carbohydrate ABC transporter permease, with protein MKVKGWKNQIAPGIIYIMLLLLALVVVYPFIHVISVSFSGRGEALRSGFHFFPRDVELNSYKELLEYPAIWSGYVNTLFRMVVGTALTLLVTICAAYPLSRPDFPMKRGLVLLLLFTMIFDGGIVPHYLLMKELHLLNSLWVYVLPTAANAFQVLVMISFFRSIPDALVEAARIDGARDLRILFRIMLPLSIPSLVTIGLWSMVHHINAFMDNLIYVTDQSKYVLQLVVRQILIEDQLGAFTTATDITPPAPESLKMAAVVVCSLPVIVVYPFLLKYFEKGTMIGSVKG; from the coding sequence ATGAAGGTCAAAGGCTGGAAAAATCAAATTGCCCCAGGCATCATTTATATCATGCTATTGTTGCTAGCGCTCGTCGTTGTGTACCCATTCATTCACGTCATATCTGTCTCCTTTAGTGGACGGGGTGAAGCGCTGCGGAGCGGCTTTCACTTCTTTCCACGAGATGTCGAATTGAACTCGTACAAGGAGTTACTGGAATATCCGGCGATCTGGTCGGGCTATGTCAATACGCTATTTCGCATGGTGGTAGGGACGGCGTTAACCCTTCTGGTCACCATCTGTGCTGCTTATCCGCTTTCTCGTCCTGATTTCCCAATGAAGCGTGGGCTTGTCCTGCTGCTGCTATTCACGATGATCTTCGACGGGGGGATTGTGCCCCATTATTTGTTGATGAAGGAGCTGCATCTCCTCAATTCATTATGGGTGTATGTTCTTCCTACAGCAGCCAATGCGTTTCAGGTACTGGTGATGATCTCCTTCTTCCGCTCGATTCCAGATGCGCTGGTCGAAGCTGCACGCATCGATGGGGCTCGGGATTTACGCATTCTATTTCGTATTATGCTGCCGCTATCGATCCCATCCCTTGTAACCATCGGGTTATGGTCGATGGTACACCACATCAATGCTTTTATGGACAATCTGATTTATGTTACCGACCAATCCAAGTATGTGCTGCAACTAGTGGTCCGGCAAATTCTAATCGAGGATCAGCTAGGTGCATTTACAACGGCGACGGACATTACTCCGCCCGCGCCGGAGAGTCTGAAAATGGCGGCAGTGGTCGTCTGCTCTTTACCCGTAATCGTGGTATATCCATTTTTACTGAAATATTTTGAGAAAGGTACGATGATCGGATCGGTAAAAGGCTAG